The sequence CGGCCTACACGATGAAGTGGCTCGACAGCCTGTGGGAGGGCAAGATCAAGGCGGGCTTCGAGATGCTCGTCAACATGTTCTCGGCCGGCATCTGGGGCTTCGTCATGGCGGTCGTCGGGTTCTACCCGATCGCCTGGCTGGTCAACGGCCTCATGCAGATGCTCGGGAACGCCGTGAACTGGCTCGTCGAGGTGAACCTGCTTCCTCTCACCAGCATCCTCATCGAGCCCGCCAAGGTCTTCTTCCTCAACAACGCCATCAACCACGGCGTGCTGACCCCGCTGGGCATCCAGCAGTCGGCCGAGGACGGCTCGTCGATCCTGTTCCTGCTCGAGGCGAACCCCGGCCCGGGTGTCGGCCTGTTGCTGGCGTTCACCTTCTTCGGCCTCGGCGCGGCGCGTGCCTCCGCGCCCGGTGCGGCGGTGATCCAGTTCTTCGGCGGCATCCACGAGGTGTACTTCCCGTACGCGCTCATGAAGCCGATCCTGATCCTGGCGCTCATCGCGGGCGGCATGACCGGCGTCACCACGAACATGCTCCTGGGCGGCGCGCTCCGCGCGCCCGCGGCTCCAGGCAGCATCATCGCGGTCCTCGCACAGACGGCCACGGGAGCGTACGTCGCAGTCATCCTCTCGGTGATCCTGTCGGCCGCCGTGACCTTCCTCATCGCGTGGGTGATCCTGCGGGCGTCGCGCAAGCGCGACCTCGAGGCGATGGCGGCGACCGACGACGCGTTCGGGGCGGCGATCACGCAGACCGAGGCGGCCAAGGGCAAGTCGTCGGAGCACCTCAGCGGCATGCGCGGCGGCGCGGCGACGCAGGCCGACGGCGGTGTCGAGCCGGCGGTCATGACCGAGCGCGAGATCCGCAACATCGTGTTCGCGTGCGACGCGGGCATGGGCTCGTCGGCGATGGGTGCGAGCGTGCTGCGCAACAAGATCAAGAAGGCGGGCATCGAGGACGTCACGGTCGTCAACAAGGCGATCGCGGCGCTGGATGCCTCGGCCGACCTGGTCATCACGCAGAACCAGCTGACCGACCGGGCGCGGCAGAAGACGCCGGACGCGGTGCATGTCTCGGTCGACAACTTCATGAACTCGCCGAAGTACGACGAGGTCGTGGACCTCGTCCGTTCCCAGCACCAGGATGGTGCCTAGGCGCTGAGACAGCGGTGGGGCCGGGCAGGCGACACGCCCCCGGTCCCACCGCCTCCGTGCGGGCGCCGCGCCGCGGCATCCGGAATTCGACGAAAGGCGACAGACATGGCCAAGGACGTACTGACCCTCGGACAGGTGCGGATCCACTCCGGCGGCGCCACGCGCGAGGAGGCGATGAAGGAGGCCGCCGGCATCCTCGAGGCGGCGGGAGCGGTCACGGGCGCGTACTTCGACGCGATGCTGCAGCGCGAGCAGACCGTGTCGACCTACATGGGCAACGAGCTCGCGATCCCCCACGGCACGAACGAGACCAAGAACGCGATCCTCGAGTCGGCGCTGTCGGTCGTCCGCTACGACGGCGGCGTGGACTGGGGCGGCGAGCCGGTGACGTTCGTCGTCGGCATCGCCGGCAAGGGCGACGAGCACCTCGAGATCCTGTCGCAGATCGCGATCCTGTTCTCGGAGGAGGACGACGTGGCCAGGCTCAAGGCGGCGCAGACTCCCGAGGAGCTGTTCTCCCTCGTGTCGGCGGCGGGCGTGTGATGAAGGCCGTCCACTTCGGCGCCGGCAACATCGGCCGCGGCTTCGTCGGGCTGCTGCTGCACGAGGGCGGCTACGAGGTGGTGTTCTCGGATGTCGCGGGCCCGCTCGTCGACGCCATCAACGCGGCGAGCAGCTACACCGTGCACGAGGTGGGCGCGGGCGGACGCGACATCGAGGTCACCGGCTTCCGCGCCCTCAACAGCGCCGAGCATCCCGACCGGGTGATCGACGAGATCGCGACCGCGAACGTGGTGACCACTGCGGTCGGCCCGACCGTGCTGAAGTTCGTCGCGCCGCTGGTCATGTCGGGGCTCGCACTGCGCGACCCGGCATCGCCTGCGCTGCAGATCATGGCGTGCGAGAACGCCATCAACGCCACCGACCTGCTGCGCGACGAGATCGCGGAGATCGCCGGTGACGCGTGGGAGGCCCTCTCGTCGCGCGCCGTCTTCGCCAACACCGCCGTCGACCGTATCGTGCCCGCGCAGCCGGAGGGCCACGGCGTCGACGTCACGGTCGAGCCGTTCTTCGAGTGGGCGATCGAGCGGCCGCCGTTCGGCGACCAGCCGCCGAACATCCCCGGCGCGCACTTCGTCGACGACCTCGCGCCCTACATCGAGCGCAAGCTCTTCACCGTCAACACCGGGCACGCGGCGACCGCGTACTTCGGCGCCCGGGCGGGCGTCGAGACGATCGCCGAGGCCCTCGCCGATCCCGAGCTGTCGGCACGTGTCGAGGCGGCCCTGGAAGAGACCT comes from Microbacterium cremeum and encodes:
- a CDS encoding PTS sugar transporter subunit IIA — translated: MAKDVLTLGQVRIHSGGATREEAMKEAAGILEAAGAVTGAYFDAMLQREQTVSTYMGNELAIPHGTNETKNAILESALSVVRYDGGVDWGGEPVTFVVGIAGKGDEHLEILSQIAILFSEEDDVARLKAAQTPEELFSLVSAAGV
- a CDS encoding mannitol-1-phosphate 5-dehydrogenase; this translates as MKAVHFGAGNIGRGFVGLLLHEGGYEVVFSDVAGPLVDAINAASSYTVHEVGAGGRDIEVTGFRALNSAEHPDRVIDEIATANVVTTAVGPTVLKFVAPLVMSGLALRDPASPALQIMACENAINATDLLRDEIAEIAGDAWEALSSRAVFANTAVDRIVPAQPEGHGVDVTVEPFFEWAIERPPFGDQPPNIPGAHFVDDLAPYIERKLFTVNTGHAATAYFGARAGVETIAEALADPELSARVEAALEETSALLEAKHGLDAGDLAVYRATILSRFQNDALPDTVWRVGRQPLRKLSRHERFVGPAAEAAERGLGVDALVDAMGAALAFDDSEDPQSVDLQRMLREQDAAAVTASVTGLDPEHPLFAPVAAVVAARQAELGV
- a CDS encoding PTS mannitol transporter subunit IICB, giving the protein MTTASAPATSGGSRARVGVQRFGTFLSGMIMPNIPALIAWGIFTAFFIDVGWTPNADLATIVGPFIHYALPLLIAYTGGSIVYNVRGGVVAVIATMGAIAGSDLLVANFNAALAEGEKPLGQVHMFIGAMILAPIAAYTMKWLDSLWEGKIKAGFEMLVNMFSAGIWGFVMAVVGFYPIAWLVNGLMQMLGNAVNWLVEVNLLPLTSILIEPAKVFFLNNAINHGVLTPLGIQQSAEDGSSILFLLEANPGPGVGLLLAFTFFGLGAARASAPGAAVIQFFGGIHEVYFPYALMKPILILALIAGGMTGVTTNMLLGGALRAPAAPGSIIAVLAQTATGAYVAVILSVILSAAVTFLIAWVILRASRKRDLEAMAATDDAFGAAITQTEAAKGKSSEHLSGMRGGAATQADGGVEPAVMTEREIRNIVFACDAGMGSSAMGASVLRNKIKKAGIEDVTVVNKAIAALDASADLVITQNQLTDRARQKTPDAVHVSVDNFMNSPKYDEVVDLVRSQHQDGA